In Gossypium hirsutum isolate 1008001.06 chromosome D06, Gossypium_hirsutum_v2.1, whole genome shotgun sequence, one genomic interval encodes:
- the LOC121218597 gene encoding tRNA pseudouridine synthase A encodes MDTSDTPVTKTATSPPQQQEPDPKRLKMSTTTTSEDEDAAATTTDTKKPRYKRRKIAMFFAYCGVGYQGMQKNPGAKTIEGDLEEALFHAGAVPEQDRGNPKRYDWARSARTDKGVSAVGQVVSGRFYIDPPGLVERLNQILPTQIRIFGYKRATASFSAKKFCDRRRYVYLIPVFALDPSCHRDRESVLSSLGSGNELVKCLECSERGRKVIGVMGKRSSFEPKSTIVQHGISSNNLDAENVMKEDNLTSQLKEEVTEMDESGVVEVEVNVAKSTIVQPDISSNIGDAEGAIKEDNLTSELKEEVTEMDDSGVVADKVNVAKWTIVQCGISSNIRDAENAIKEDNLTSELKEEVTERVDSLVVEDKVNVEKKEERRFFYGEEEKKRFNKILNYYVGSHNFHNFTTRTKADDPAARRYIVSFHANTVVTVEGIDFVKCEVVGQSFMLHQIRKMIGMAVAVMRGCAPESLIETALRKDVYINIPTAPEVGLYLDECLFSSYNQKWKDSHEELSMKAYEEEAEEFKMKFIYSHIASTEREEGVVGLWLHSLNHRNYPDLRAGSGDSVEGKKSPKVDDKADTVEEDSNVVEKNGDTTEMQSAEE; translated from the exons ATGGACACTTCAGATACCCCAGTTACCAAAACCGCTACATCGCCGCCGCAGCAGCAAGAGCCTGACCCTAAAAGGCTCAAAATGTCTACCACCACCACGTCCGAAGACGAAGATGCCGCCGCCACGACAACCGACACCAAAAAACCGAGATACAAACGCCGCAAAATCGCCATGTTCTTTGCCTATTGCGGTGTCGGATATCAAGGAATGCAAAAAAACCCAGGAGCCAAAACCATCGAAGGTGACCTCGAAGAAGCGCTATTCCACGCTGGCGCTGTCCCCGAGCAAGATCGTGGCAACCCAAAACGTTACGACTGGGCCCGGTCGGCCCGAACCGATAAGGGCGTAAGCGCCGTGGGCCAGGTCGTTTCTGGGCGGTTCTACATCGACCCTCCTGGCCTCGTGGAGCGTCTTAATCAGATACTTCCGACCCAGATTCGGATATTCGGGTATAAGCGTGCGACGGCCTCTTTTAGCGCGAAGAAGTTTTGTGATCGACGGCGGTATGTTTATCTTATCCCAGTTTTTGCTCTTGATCCAAGTTGTCATCGAGATAGGGAAAGTGTTTTGTCTAGTTTGGGGTCCGGTAACGAGCTTGTCAAGTGCTTGGAGTGTTCGGAAAGAGGCCGCAAAGTAATAGGTGTTATGGGCAAGCGTAGTAGTTTTGAACCCAAGTCGACTATAGTTCAGCATGGCATTTCATCAAACAATTTAGATGCAGAAAACGTAATGAAGGAAGATAACCTGACATCTCAACTTAAGGAGGAGGTTACTGAAATGGATGAGTCTGGGGTTGTGGAAGTTGAAGTTAATGTAGCGAAGTCTACAATAGTTCAGCCTGACATTTCATCGAACATTGGAGATGCTGAAGGTGCAATTAAGGAAGATAACCTAACATCTGAACTTAAGGAGGAGGTTACCGAAATGGATGATTCTGGGGTCGTAGCAGATAAAGTTAATGTAGCCAAGTGGACGATAGTTCAGTGTGGcatttcatcaaacattagaGATGCTGAAAATGCAATCAAGGAAGATAACCTGACGTCTGAACTTAAGGAGGAGGTCACCGAAAGGGTTGATTCCTTGGTTGTGGAAGATAAAGTTAATGTAGAAAAGAAAGAGGAAAGAAGATTTTTTTACGGTGAGGAAGAAAAGAAGAGGttcaataaaatattgaattactATGTCGGGTCTCACAACTTCCATAACTTCACTACAAGAACAAAAGCTGATGATCCTGCTGCACGGCGCTATATTGTTTCATTTCATGCAAACACGGTTGTCACTGTGGAGGGCATTGATTTTGTTAAGTGTGAGGTTGTGGGGCAGAGCTTCATGCTTCATCAGATTCGAAAGATGATTGGTATGGCGGTTGCAGTCATGAGGGGTTGTGCTCCTGAGTCTCTTATCGAAACTGCATTGCGAAA GGATGTATACATCAACATACCTACGGCGCCTGAGGTTGGTTTGTATTTGGATGAATGCCTCTTTTCATCATATAACCAAAAATGGAAAGATAGTCACGAAGAGTTGTCTATGAAAGCTTACGAAGAAGAGGCGGAGGAATTCAAGATGAAGTTTATATATTCTCACATCGCTTCCACAGAACGTGAGGAAGGAGTTGTGGGCCTGTGGTTGCATTCTCTAAACCACAGAAACTATCCCGATTTACGAGCCGGCAGTGGAGACTCAGTTGAAGGGAAGAAGAGTCCTAAGGTTGATGATAAAGCAGACACCGTTGAAGAGGACAGTAATGTAGTGGAGAAAAACGGTGATACTACTGAGATGCAAAGTGCCGAAGAGTAG